A window of the Streptomyces griseochromogenes genome harbors these coding sequences:
- a CDS encoding SCO3374 family protein yields the protein MTSTTSTVPLPRRPVDPERPGLPDARPGPHVRARHWYENDLGWPTVPGRPLRLLTGVRFDVLDVPAEAGAAALRHLVPDSPVARCGDRMRLLVAAGSAEELPEVLDWLEWGALALDLRALGTGGLTEAPLPPGRARGGDGADAVQGAAVWLRPPSPGCEVEASLPALPAMGGPGGTPDLVRLVDTVAAQCHRVRLRRASAPSLACRRNQNQPLAFS from the coding sequence ATGACCTCCACAACCTCCACGGTCCCCCTTCCCCGCCGCCCCGTCGATCCGGAGAGGCCCGGCCTCCCGGACGCCCGGCCCGGCCCGCATGTCCGGGCCCGGCACTGGTACGAGAACGATCTGGGCTGGCCGACCGTGCCCGGACGGCCGCTGCGGCTGCTCACGGGGGTGCGGTTCGACGTGCTGGACGTGCCGGCCGAGGCGGGCGCCGCGGCGCTCAGGCATCTCGTACCGGACTCTCCGGTGGCCCGCTGCGGCGACCGGATGCGGCTGCTGGTGGCCGCGGGCAGCGCGGAGGAGCTGCCGGAGGTGCTGGACTGGCTGGAATGGGGCGCGCTGGCGCTCGATCTGCGAGCCCTGGGCACGGGCGGCCTGACGGAGGCGCCACTGCCGCCGGGGCGGGCCCGCGGCGGGGACGGCGCCGATGCCGTTCAGGGGGCCGCCGTATGGCTGCGACCCCCCTCGCCGGGGTGCGAGGTCGAGGCCTCGCTGCCGGCACTGCCGGCCATGGGGGGCCCGGGGGGCACCCCCGATCTCGTACGACTGGTGGACACGGTGGCAGCGCAGTGCCACCGCGTCCGGCTGCGGCGCGCGAGCGCCCCCTCGCTCGCCTGCCGGAGAAATCAGAATCAGCCGTTGGCCTTCTCGTAG
- a CDS encoding histone-like nucleoid-structuring protein Lsr2, with amino-acid sequence MAQKVQVLLVDDLDGGEADETVTFALDGKTYEIDLTTANADKLRGLLEPYVKGGRRTGGRASGGRGKARAASGGSQDTAAIRAWAKENGYEVNDRGRVPASIREAYEKANG; translated from the coding sequence GTGGCACAGAAGGTTCAGGTCCTTCTTGTCGACGACCTCGACGGCGGCGAGGCGGACGAGACCGTCACGTTCGCGTTGGACGGCAAGACGTACGAGATCGATCTCACGACCGCCAATGCGGACAAGCTGCGCGGCCTTCTCGAGCCCTATGTGAAGGGCGGTCGTCGTACCGGAGGCCGTGCTTCGGGCGGGCGCGGAAAGGCGCGTGCCGCTTCCGGCGGCAGCCAGGACACCGCGGCGATCCGCGCCTGGGCGAAGGAGAACGGTTACGAGGTCAACGACCGTGGCCGTGTTCCCGCGTCCATTCGCGAGGCCTACGAGAAGGCCAACGGCTGA
- a CDS encoding BlaI/MecI/CopY family transcriptional regulator: MGELEDAVMTRVWKWNRPVTVREVLEDLQQERSIAYTTVMTVLDNLHQKGWVRREAEGRAYRYEAVSTRAAYAAALMNDAWSQSDNPAAALVAFFGMMSDEQRQALRDAVRIVQGPETREAQGPQEENPGSAGDADGR, encoded by the coding sequence TTGGGAGAACTCGAAGACGCGGTCATGACGCGGGTGTGGAAGTGGAACCGCCCGGTGACCGTTCGAGAAGTCCTGGAAGACCTCCAGCAGGAACGGTCCATCGCGTACACCACCGTGATGACCGTTTTGGACAATCTCCATCAGAAGGGCTGGGTGCGCCGCGAGGCGGAAGGGCGCGCCTATCGATATGAGGCCGTCTCGACGCGAGCCGCGTACGCCGCCGCCCTGATGAACGACGCCTGGTCGCAGAGCGACAACCCGGCCGCCGCTCTCGTCGCCTTCTTCGGGATGATGAGCGACGAACAGCGCCAGGCCCTCAGGGACGCCGTACGGATCGTCCAGGGGCCGGAAACGCGGGAAGCTCAAGGCCCGCAAGAGGAGAACCCCGGCTCGGCGGGGGACGCCGACGGGCGATAG
- a CDS encoding amino-acid N-acetyltransferase: MSAERPEVSAKAITVRRARTSDVPAVRRLLDAYVRDRILLDKATVTLYEDIQEFWVAERDDNAEVVGCGALHVMWEDLAEVRTLAVKPGLKGAGVGHQLLEKLVETARWLGVRRVFCLTFEVDFFGKHGFVEIGETPVDTDVYAELLRSYDEGVAEFLGLERVKPNTLGNSRMLLHL, encoded by the coding sequence ATGTCAGCAGAGCGTCCCGAAGTCAGCGCAAAAGCCATCACCGTCCGGCGGGCCCGGACCAGCGATGTCCCGGCCGTGCGCCGGCTCCTCGACGCCTACGTTCGCGACCGCATCCTGCTCGACAAAGCCACGGTCACGCTTTACGAGGACATCCAGGAGTTCTGGGTCGCGGAACGCGACGACAACGCCGAGGTGGTCGGCTGCGGCGCGCTGCACGTCATGTGGGAAGACCTCGCGGAAGTCCGCACTCTCGCGGTGAAGCCCGGCCTGAAGGGCGCGGGCGTCGGTCACCAGTTGCTGGAGAAGTTGGTGGAGACCGCGCGCTGGCTCGGCGTTCGGCGCGTTTTCTGCCTGACCTTCGAAGTGGACTTCTTCGGGAAGCACGGCTTCGTCGAGATCGGTGAGACGCCGGTTGACACCGATGTCTACGCGGAGCTGTTGCGTTCCTATGACGAGGGCGTCGCCGAGTTCCTCGGTCTCGAACGAGTGAAACCGAACACCTTGGGCAACAGCCGGATGCTTCTGCATCTGTGA